CGGGCGAATCACCTACGGATACGAGCCCGAGACCATCACGGGCCTCTTCACGGTGGACGCCATCCTTACAGGGAACATCCCGGCGCTAGTAGATTCCCTTAAGCATCTGGTGCTGCCCGCCGCAACGCTGGGCGCCGGGGTGGCAGGAGTAGTAGCGCGTGTCGTACGTTCCAGCATGCTAGAAGTGCTGCGCGCAGATTACGTCCTCTTCGCGAGAGCGAAGGGCGTTCCCGAGAGATCTGTCACGGTCCGACACGCCTTGCGCAACGCGCTCATTCCCACCGTCACCGTGGTGGGCCTCCAGGTCGGCACGCTTCTCGGCGGCAACATGATCGTCGAGACCATCTTCGGCTGGCCGGGCTTGGGTCGCGTCGTGGTCGATGCCATCTTCTCCAGGGACTACCCGCTGGTCCAGGCGGCTGTGATGGTGTATGCGTTGACGTTCGTTTTGGTGAACCTCGCCACGGATGTGCTGTATACGTACCTGAATCCGAAGATGACCCTTTAGCTAGAGCTAGGCACGTCGCCAGCGGGTTCGCGCGACTTTTCAGCGCGCAAGTTCCGCCCAGGACCCAGAGAGGATCAAGTGGGTCCAATGCCACCGACCTTTTCGCCGGGCCCGGGGAGGGCGGGCTTGCGGCGCGACTAGCTCAGATGCGGCCTGCGGGGTGGCGGGATTCGGAGCACTCCATAGCGCAGGCGGCGGCCACCCTGGCCGCGCCACGAGTGCCGTGGGAGGCTGGAGACGAAAACGCGCGGCATCACACCCAGTCTCCTCGAACGAACGCAACCGAACATAACCATGGAAGGGAGGGACGACCTTTGCGAGACTCACCAGTATGCATGGACGAAATGGACATCACAGGCAAACGATATGTTGCCCCGCCCGGGGCGACGACGAGGCCGGCGAGAAGGACAATGCTGCTTGGGCTCGCAGCAAAGGGCCTCCGTGCGACAAGGAACTTCCTTGCTTTCGCGCGGCAAATGGCCAAACATCCATCGGCCGTCGTGGGCGCGGCTGTGATCCTGGTTTACGTGGCGGCCGCCATCTTCGCGCCGTGGGTCGCGCCCCGCGCTCCGGACGAGGTTTCTCTCTCCGAGCGCCTGACGCCACCGAGCTGGACCGGCCCGTTCCCGCTCGGCTCCGACCAGCTCGGACGGGATATTCTATCGCGGATAGTATACGGAGCCAGGGTCTCGCTTCTCGTGGGGGTGCTCACAATCGTCATTTCCGTGGCGGTTGGGGTGGGGCTCGGGGTCGTGGCAGGGTATTTCCGAGGACCCTTTGACAGGCTCGTCTCGGGGTTCACTGACCTGCTCCTTGCTTTCCCTTACCTCATCTTCGTCATCGGAGCCATGGCCGTTCTCGGGCCAGGGTTCTGGAACCTCGTTTGGGCACTGAGCTTCAAGGGATGGGTGGAGTTTTACCGGCTGGCGAGGGCCGAGGTCATGTCGGAGAAGACCAAGGAGTATGTGGAGGCCGCAAGGGCGCTCGGGCGCTCGCACGCAGCCATCATCTGCTTCGAGATCCTGCCTAACATCGTCCATTCGATAGTGGTCCTGGGGACGCTGCGCATGGGCAACATGATCGTGTTGGAGTCGTCCTTGAGCTTCCTAGGCCTCGGAATACCGCCGCGCATCCCAGCCTGGGGGTCGATGATAAACGACGGCAGGCGGTACATGCTCACCGCATGGTGGGTCGCGACGTTGCCCGGGCTCGCCCTGGTGGTGCTCGTCCTCGCCATCAACCTCGTCGGCGAGGCTCTCCGCGACATCCTCGACCCGAGGTTGAAGGAGGTGTGAAGCAAGTTGGAGGAACTAGACATGGCCCCGGGGCGAGCGACGCCCGGTAGAGCCGGAGAAGATGGCCGGATCGTTCTCGAGGTGCGCGACCTTTCAACGGTATATCCCACTGACCGAGGCGACGTTCAGGCCGTGCGGGGCGTGAGCCTGACCATCAGGCACGGAGACATCCTCGCCATCGTGGGCGAGTCCGGTTGCGGGAAGAGCGCCACGCTGCTTTCGATGATGCGGCTCGTGCCTCACCCCGGGCGGGTCATCGGCGGGAGCGTCGTGTTGGATGGTCGGGACCTTATGGAGATGCCTCCTCGGGCGATGCGCGAGGTGCGGGGCAGGGACATCGCAATGGTGTTCCAGGACCCCATGACCACGCTCAATCCTGCCTTCCGCGTAGGCGACCAAATAGCGGAGTCGCTCAGAGTTCACGGGCTTCTCCCCCGCTTTCCCACTAGCCTATTGCGGGCGAGCCGGGCACGAGAGCGCGATATGGTTGTGGACCTGATGAAAA
Above is a genomic segment from Bacillota bacterium containing:
- a CDS encoding ABC transporter permease; amino-acid sequence: MLLGLAAKGLRATRNFLAFARQMAKHPSAVVGAAVILVYVAAAIFAPWVAPRAPDEVSLSERLTPPSWTGPFPLGSDQLGRDILSRIVYGARVSLLVGVLTIVISVAVGVGLGVVAGYFRGPFDRLVSGFTDLLLAFPYLIFVIGAMAVLGPGFWNLVWALSFKGWVEFYRLARAEVMSEKTKEYVEAARALGRSHAAIICFEILPNIVHSIVVLGTLRMGNMIVLESSLSFLGLGIPPRIPAWGSMINDGRRYMLTAWWVATLPGLALVVLVLAINLVGEALRDILDPRLKEV